In Leguminivora glycinivorella isolate SPB_JAAS2020 chromosome 19, LegGlyc_1.1, whole genome shotgun sequence, a single genomic region encodes these proteins:
- the LOC125236766 gene encoding venom serine carboxypeptidase-like produces MSSLLLILLSWQAILSYGHPQHTGVRKVKTGEDPGEPLFLTPLIEKGDIKKARHLARVNLNDSLPIESYTGFFTVNKAHDSNQFFWYFPSMFPDKDQAPVLVWLQGGPGGSSLFGLFCENGPIAEENGQFVPRQYHWALNHHVIYIDNPVGSGFSFTNDTKGYCTDETQVGEQLYSTITQFFQLFPELQKNDFFITGESYAGKYVPAFAHTIHKKNSNAKTKINLKGLIIGGAYINPESQNKFRLVSDDNSNYIKLGKCDPDQEGGDTFIPVLTENEIRKAIHVGALPYSEFNNTVYNYLLADIPRSMAPWLSELLDHYSVTLYGGEDDHTVPYAGIVDFLRNHFNFTGADEYKSTKRYSWRVNGELAGCVRSARLLKDIFVLKATHYVPADQPERAWDMITRLTYGKGFDKKEICPVEQASAFSLS; encoded by the coding sequence atgtcAAGCTTACTATTAATTCTACTATCGTGGCAAGCCATATTGTCATATGGCCATCCCCAACATACTGGAGTCCGCAAAGTAAAAACAGGTGAAGACCCCGGTGAGCCCTTATTTTTGACCCCATTAATCGAAAAAGGTGACATCAAGAAAGCCAGGCATCTAGCCAGAGTAAACCTCAACGACAGTTTACCAATCGAGAGCTACACGGGATTCTTCACCGTCAATAAGGCTCACGACTCCAACCAGTTCTTCTGGTACTTCCCCAGCATGTTCCCGGACAAAGACCAGGCGCCGGTACTCGTGTGGCTCCAGGGCGGCCCGGGCGGATCTTCCTTGTTCGGCTTATTCTGCGAAAACGGCCCCATCGCAGAAGAAAACGGCCAATTTGTACCCAGACAATACCACTGGGCTTTAAACCACCACGTGATCTATATTGACAACCCCGTGGGCTCGGGGTTCAGCTTCACAAACGACACTAAAGGATACTGCACAGACGAGACGCAAGTCGGCGAACAACTCTACTCCACCATCACTCAGTTCTTCCAACTGTTCCCAGAGCTACAGAAAAACGATTTCTTCATCACTGGAGAATCATATGCAGGAAAGTACGTCCCGGCTTTTGCTCATACGATTCACAAAAAGAACTCCAATGCGAAAACTAAAATAAACCTTAAAGGGCTTATTATCGGCGGTGCTTATATAAATCCTGAAAGTCAGAATAAGTTCAGGTTAGTTTCAGATGATAATTCAAATTATATAAAACTAGGGAAATGTGATCCGGATCAAGAAGGTGGCGATACATTTATTCCGGTGTTAACAGAAAACGAAATTCGGAAAGCTATCCATGTTGGGGCATTACCATATAGCGAGTTCAATAATACAGTTTACAACTATTTGCTTGCTGATATTCCGCGGTCAATGGCGCCTTGGTTGTCGGAACTGCTAGACCACTATTCAGTAACCCTTTACGGCGGAGAAGACGATCATACAGTGCCCTACGCTGGGATTGTTGATTTTTTAAGGAACCACTTTAATTTTACGGGTGCAGATGAATATAAATCCACGAAGAGGTACTCATGGAGGGTAAATGGTGAACTAGCGGGGTGTGTGAGGAGCGCGCGTCTTCTGAAGGACATTTTTGTGCTGAAAGCTACGCACTATGTGCCTGCCGACCAGCCGGAACGAGCATGGGACATGATCACGAGACTCACTTATGGAAAGGGCTTTGATAAGAAAGAAATCTGCCCAGTAGAGCAAGCATCAGCTTTTAGTCTTAGTTAA